The sequence CTTTTCCGTCCGTGATTGCCACATTGCGAGCCGCTTTTCGCGGTGGGTATACGGTGCCAGCGCGGCACGTGCACCACATCAAGGCCGAAGGCCGACAGGGAACCTCCCTGATAATGCCGGCCTGGAGCGAGGCGGGGTATTACGGTGTGAAGGTAATCAACATCTTTGCCGAGAACACTCGCGACGGCTTGCCAGGGCTACATGCGAGTTACGCACTGTATTGCGCACGTACCGGCGTGCCGTTGGCCCAGATCGATGGGAATGTGGTGACGGCGTTCCGTACGGCAGCGGCTGCCGCACTGGGAGCGGACTATCTGGCCAGGCGCGACGCGCAGCGGCTGTTGGTGCTCGGCAGCGGCCGCATTGCGGGCTTGGTGCCAGCTGCCATGCGTGCCGTGCGCCCCATTGAAGAGGTCATGGTCTGGAATGTGCGCCAGCAGGGCGCCCAGGCATTGGCGCGGCGGTTGTGCGATGAGGGATTTCGTGCGTGGGCGGTCACAGATCTGCAGACCGCTGTGAGCAGGGCAGATATTGTCAGTTGCGCCACCTTGTCCACCACGCCTTTAGTGCGTGGAGAATGGTTGCGCGGTGGGACTCATCTCGATCTGATCGGCAGTTTCACCCCGGAAATGATGGAGGCGGACCCGGCGTGCTTTGCAGGCACTTCCGTCTACGTCGATACCGACGAGGCGCCGACCAAATCGGGCGACCTGCTAGAGGCCTTCAAGGCAGGCACGCTGCGCATGCCAGATATCCGCGGCACGTTGTTTGATCTTGTCCGCGGGCAGGTCAGTGGCCGCAGCGAAGACGGGCAGATCACGGTTTTCAAGGCCGTTGGTAGCGCGCTGGAGGATCTTGCTCTGGCTGCTTTGGTGTACGAGGCGTACGCTGCCGAGCCCGAGCTCGTAATGAGCCAGGCACGTACGGCAGAGACATAGGGCAAAATACGTATGCAGGCGGTTACGGGACCGCCGTCAGGCTTTTTCCTTCCATACGGAATCCAATCATGTCCTCCATTGTTCAGCGATGCGCCGCGCTTGCGGTTGCCATGGGTTGCGCCTTCGGCGCGCAGGCCGACGTCGTCATCGGTGTGGATGTCTCCACCACCGGTCGGCCGCAGCCATCGGTATTCAAACCAACAACGCCATTCGCCTCTGGCCCAGCACGCTGGGTGGCCAGCCTGCGCGCTATGTCGTATTGGACGATGGCACCGACGTCAGCCGCGCGGTCAAGAACATGCGCAAGTTGACATCGGAAGACAAGGTTGACGCCATCGTAGGGCCCAACACCACCGCGGCGGCGCTGGCTGGACTGGATGTGCTGGCCGAAACAGGTACACCCATGGTGGCGCTGGCTGCCTCGGCCGTCATTGTCGAGCCGGTATCCGATCCCAAGCGAACCTGGGCATTCAAAATGCCGCAGAACGACTCGCTCATGGCTTCGGTGCTGGTCCAGGACATGAAAAAGAAGGGGGTTAAATCGGTGGCCTTCATCGGGTTCGCCGATTCCTATGGCGACAGCTGGTGGAAGGAGTTTTCCGCGGCTGCCAAGGCTGCAGGCCTGGATATCGTGGCGCAGGAGCGCTTCCAGCGCACAGACGCTTCCGTCGTGGGGCAGGCGCTTAAGGTCATCGGGGCCAAGCCGGATGCTGTCTTGATCGCCGGGGCCGGTACACCGTCGGCGCTGCCGCAAAAGACCCTGCTCGAGCGTGGTTACAAGGGGCCTATCTATCAAACTCACGGCATCGGTACGCTGGAATTTTTGCAGGTGGGCGGACGGGACGTTGAAGGCACGTTGTTTCCGACGGGACCGGCCGTGGTGGCACGTGAGCTTCCCGCGGACAATCCGGTCAAGAAGGTTGCCATGGACTTCGCCGAAAAGTATGAGGCCGAGCATGGTGCGCACAGCTTGACGCAGTTCGCCGGCGACGCTTATGGTGCCTGGATGTTGCTGGACTCGGCAGTTGCCCGAGCCCTGAAATCGGGCGCCAAGCCGGGTACGCCTGAATTTCGCCGCGCCTTACGGGATGCGCTGGAGAACACGCGGGATTTGGCCGTGCCCAATGGCGTGCTCAACATCAGCGCGAAGGACCATCAAGGGTTTGACGAGCGTGCCCGCGTCATGGGTGTGATTAAGGATGGCAAATTCTCTTATGCGGGACAACCCTGATATATACCCGGGTTAAATAGTCGTTGCCCTAGGGGGCAGGTCTGATCCTGCCCCTTTTTGTTGAAATTTGATTCGTACTCAAATCATTTATTCGCATAATATTCTTGGTGAACTAATTATCGGGACACCAAGATGACAACAACGACGAGCGGGTTCTGGACCAAGCGAGTGCTTGCTGCGGCCACTCTCACTGCACTGGCGGCGTGTGATTCAGGGAGCAACAATGTCGCTCCTGCATCGCAGGAGAAGCAGAGCAGCACGCAGGACACGCTCCAGGCCGCGAAGAGCGCGGGTCGTATACGCATCGGTTATGCCAACGAGGCTCCCTATGCCTTCATGGACAGCCAGAACGCCCGGGTGAGCGGGGAGTCCGTTGAGGTGGCGCGCGTGGTGCTCAAACGCATGGGCATCAATGAGGTGGACGGGGTCTTGACCGAATTCGGCTCTCTCATCCCCGGGTTACAGGCCCGGCGTTTCGACATCATCGCCGCCGGGATGTACGTCACTCCTGAGCGCTGCAAGCAGGTGGCCTTCTCCAATCCCACCTATGGCGTGGATGAGGGCTTTTTGGTTCCCAAGGGCAACCCCAAGCAATTGCACAGTTTCGAGGACGTCGCCAACAAGCCAGACGCGAAACTGGGTGTTGTGGTAGGCGCAATCGAGGGCGATTACGCGCGGGACTCGAAGGTCGATGCCGGTCAGATGGTGGTCTTCCCGGATGCGGTCAGTGCGTTTTCAGGGGTGCAGGCCGAGCGCGCTGACGCGTATGCGGCTACTGCGCTGACGATCAACGATCTGCTGAACAAGGTACAGGATGGCGGGGGGATGGAGCGTGCGCAGCCTTTCAAGAACCCAGTCATTGACGGTAAGGAGGCACGTGGTTATGGGGCGTTCGCCTTTCGCAAGGAGGACAAAGCGTTTGCGGATGCGTTCAATGCCGAGCTGGCCAAGTTTTTGGGCACTGAAGAGCACGCCAAACTCGTGGCCCCTTTTGGATTTACCAAAGCGGAGTTACCTGGCGACGTGACGGCCGCCAAGCTGTGCGGCACGCCTTGAGGGCGCGGTCATGGACTCGTTACCTGAACTGATAGGCCCGCTATGGCAAGGTTTACTGGTGACCTTGCGTATTACGCTCGGCGCGGCGCTCTTGGCTATTCCGCTTGCCATCCTGGCCGGTTTGGCCAGATTGTCCAGTCAGGCATGGCTGCGGATGATTTCTCTGGTCTATGTCGAGGTATTCCGCGGCACGTCGGCGCTGGTGCAACTTTTCTGGTTCTACTTTGTACTGCCGATGTTCGGTGTGCGCTTACCGGCGATTCTCGTTGGCATCGTGGTGTTGGCGCTAAATGCCGGAGCCTATGGAGCAGAGGTCGTGCGTGGAGCGATCCAGGCGGTGCCCGCCGGGCAGCGCGAAGCCGGCGTGGCGTTGAATTTCACACGTCGTCAGGTCATGCGGCGCGTGATTTTGCCTCAAGCGTTTGCGGCCATGCTGCCGCAGGCCGGCAATCTGCTTATCGAGTTGCTCAAGAATACGGCACTCGTGTCCCTCATCACGATTACAGACCTGACGTTTCGCGGGCAATTGCTGCGTAGCGAGACACTGCAGACCACAGAGATCTTCAGCATCATGCTGCTGATGTATTTCGCCGTGGCGCTATGCATCACGGGCGCGGTGCGTTGGCTTGAGAAAAGGGTGCGGATCCAATGACTCCTATTTTTGATTGGAAATTCGCCTGGGAAATCCTGCCATCGCTGGGTTCGGCCTTGCTGGTGACGGTGCAGGCCACCATCCTGGGAATGTTGTTTGC comes from Bordetella holmesii ATCC 51541 and encodes:
- a CDS encoding shikimate / quinate 5-dehydrogenase family protein; this translates as MLNINSTATRKALAFPSVIATLRAAFRGGYTVPARHVHHIKAEGRQGTSLIMPAWSEAGYYGVKVINIFAENTRDGLPGLHASYALYCARTGVPLAQIDGNVVTAFRTAAAAALGADYLARRDAQRLLVLGSGRIAGLVPAAMRAVRPIEEVMVWNVRQQGAQALARRLCDEGFRAWAVTDLQTAVSRADIVSCATLSTTPLVRGEWLRGGTHLDLIGSFTPEMMEADPACFAGTSVYVDTDEAPTKSGDLLEAFKAGTLRMPDIRGTLFDLVRGQVSGRSEDGQITVFKAVGSALEDLALAALVYEAYAAEPELVMSQARTAET
- a CDS encoding receptor ligand binding region family protein, yielding MDDGTDVSRAVKNMRKLTSEDKVDAIVGPNTTAAALAGLDVLAETGTPMVALAASAVIVEPVSDPKRTWAFKMPQNDSLMASVLVQDMKKKGVKSVAFIGFADSYGDSWWKEFSAAAKAAGLDIVAQERFQRTDASVVGQALKVIGAKPDAVLIAGAGTPSALPQKTLLERGYKGPIYQTHGIGTLEFLQVGGRDVEGTLFPTGPAVVARELPADNPVKKVAMDFAEKYEAEHGAHSLTQFAGDAYGAWMLLDSAVARALKSGAKPGTPEFRRALRDALENTRDLAVPNGVLNISAKDHQGFDERARVMGVIKDGKFSYAGQP
- the ehuB gene encoding ectoine/hydroxyectoine ABC transporter solute-binding protein EhuB, with the translated sequence MLAAATLTALAACDSGSNNVAPASQEKQSSTQDTLQAAKSAGRIRIGYANEAPYAFMDSQNARVSGESVEVARVVLKRMGINEVDGVLTEFGSLIPGLQARRFDIIAAGMYVTPERCKQVAFSNPTYGVDEGFLVPKGNPKQLHSFEDVANKPDAKLGVVVGAIEGDYARDSKVDAGQMVVFPDAVSAFSGVQAERADAYAATALTINDLLNKVQDGGGMERAQPFKNPVIDGKEARGYGAFAFRKEDKAFADAFNAELAKFLGTEEHAKLVAPFGFTKAELPGDVTAAKLCGTP
- the ehuC gene encoding ectoine/hydroxyectoine ABC transporter, permease protein EhuC, which produces MTLRITLGAALLAIPLAILAGLARLSSQAWLRMISLVYVEVFRGTSALVQLFWFYFVLPMFGVRLPAILVGIVVLALNAGAYGAEVVRGAIQAVPAGQREAGVALNFTRRQVMRRVILPQAFAAMLPQAGNLLIELLKNTALVSLITITDLTFRGQLLRSETLQTTEIFSIMLLMYFAVALCITGAVRWLEKRVRIQ